The Paramisgurnus dabryanus chromosome 6, PD_genome_1.1, whole genome shotgun sequence genome has a window encoding:
- the nadkb gene encoding NAD kinase b isoform X2 yields the protein MPVLHSSGKQTTTKWHIQDPASQRLTWSKPPLNVLVIRKIRDEGLLEPFKELCRFLVEEKHLMVYVEKKVVDDAVLFKDEQFADIRNQLCTFREGFDDISHCIDLIICLGGDGTLLYASSLFQGSVPPVMAFHLGSLGFLTPFKFESFRTEVDKVFGGNAAIILRSRLKVKVLKGMRSEHEENGMVPHNHTNNEAGKISLQLQVLNEVVVDRGPSSYLSNVDLYLDGRLITSVQGDGVIVSTPTGSTAYAAAAGASMIHPNVPAIMVTPICPHSLSFRPIVVPAGVELMITLSPDARNTAWVSFDGRKRQEIRHGDSIKITTSCYPVPSICCHDLVYDWFESLAECLHWNVRKKQTRLTDVSDSSDTEN from the exons ATGCCTGTTTTGCACTCGTCAGGGAAACAAACCACAACAAAATG GCACATCCAGGATCCAGCCAGCCAGCGGCTCACCTGGAGCAAACCTCCACTTAATGTCCTGGTCATCAGAAAGATCAGAGACGAGGGCCTGCTCGAGCCATTCAAAGAGCTCTGCAGGTTCCTAGTAGAG GAAAAACATCTGATGGTTTACGTGGAGAAAAAAGTTGTGGACGATGCCGTTCTCTTCAAGGACGAGCAGTTTGCAGACATTCGCAATCAGCTGTGCACATTCAGGGAAG GGTTTGATGACATCTCGCACTGCATCGATCTCATTATTTGTTTGGGAGGAGATGGGACTCTTCTCTATGCCTCCTCACTTTTCCAG GGCAGCGTTCCTCCGGTGATGGCGTTCCATCTGGGATCCTTGGGGTTCCTCACACCCTTCAAGTTCGAGTCCTTTAGGACCGAGGTGGATAAGGTGTTCGGAG GCAATGCCGCCATCATCCTGCGCAGTCGTCTGAAGGTGAAAGTGTTGAAAGGCATGAGGAGTGAACATGAGGAAAATGGGATGGTGCCTCATAATCACACAAACAATGAGGCTGGCAAGATATCCCTGCAGTTACAG GTCCTAAATGAAGTGGTGGTGGATAGAGGCCCCTCCTCTTACCTGTCTAACGTTGACCTTTATCTGGATGGACGACTCATCACGTCTGTACAGGGAGATG GTGTAATAGTTTCCACCCCCACAGGCAGCACGGCTTACGCTGCCGCAGCTGGAGCTTCCATGATCCATCCCAACGTTCCCGCCATCATGGTGACCCCCATCTGTCCCCACTCGCTCTCGTTTAGACCCATCGTGGTGCCTGCTGGAGTGGAGCTCATG ATAACTCTTTCTCCTGATGCTCGCAACACAGCCTGGGTGTCGTTTGACGGTAGAAAGAGGCAGGAAATCCGGCATGGAGATAG CATTAAGATCACGACATCTTGTTATCCGGTTCCTTCGATCTGCTGTCATGATCTGGTGTACGACTGGTTTGAGAGTCTGGCCGAGTGTCTTCACTGGAACGTCCGCAAGAAGCAAACACGCCTAACAGATGTCAGCGATTCATCAGACACTGAGAACTGA
- the nadkb gene encoding NAD kinase b isoform X1: MEAVEERLRPRKADEGGNCSTSIRSHRQQERSGKPARRRREMKRSLRRPDCPEQLSGGSDQHRLPEQHGTEDSVFMEETTENCTRWDRCRRGHFLHGPYPATHFGPKACILPNPTSVMHIQDPASQRLTWSKPPLNVLVIRKIRDEGLLEPFKELCRFLVEEKHLMVYVEKKVVDDAVLFKDEQFADIRNQLCTFREGFDDISHCIDLIICLGGDGTLLYASSLFQGSVPPVMAFHLGSLGFLTPFKFESFRTEVDKVFGGNAAIILRSRLKVKVLKGMRSEHEENGMVPHNHTNNEAGKISLQLQVLNEVVVDRGPSSYLSNVDLYLDGRLITSVQGDGVIVSTPTGSTAYAAAAGASMIHPNVPAIMVTPICPHSLSFRPIVVPAGVELMITLSPDARNTAWVSFDGRKRQEIRHGDSIKITTSCYPVPSICCHDLVYDWFESLAECLHWNVRKKQTRLTDVSDSSDTEN, translated from the exons ATGGAGGCTGTAGAGGAGAGGCTGCGTCCCAGGAAAGCGGACGAAGGTGGGAACTGCAGTACATCCATCCGATCACACAGGCAGCAGGAAAGGTCAGGAAAGCCTGCGCGTAGACGGAGAGAGATGAAGAGGTCTCTCCGGAGGCCGGACTGTCCGGAGCAGCTGTCGGGGGGAAGTGATCAGCATCGGTTGCCAGAGCAGCACGGGACGGAAGACTCTGTATTTATGGAGGAAACGACTGAGAATTGCACTAGATGGGATAGATGCAG ACGAGGACACTTTCTACATGGACCATATCCTGCTACTCACTTTGGACCCAAAGCTTGCATACTGCCCAATCCGACCTCAGTCAT GCACATCCAGGATCCAGCCAGCCAGCGGCTCACCTGGAGCAAACCTCCACTTAATGTCCTGGTCATCAGAAAGATCAGAGACGAGGGCCTGCTCGAGCCATTCAAAGAGCTCTGCAGGTTCCTAGTAGAG GAAAAACATCTGATGGTTTACGTGGAGAAAAAAGTTGTGGACGATGCCGTTCTCTTCAAGGACGAGCAGTTTGCAGACATTCGCAATCAGCTGTGCACATTCAGGGAAG GGTTTGATGACATCTCGCACTGCATCGATCTCATTATTTGTTTGGGAGGAGATGGGACTCTTCTCTATGCCTCCTCACTTTTCCAG GGCAGCGTTCCTCCGGTGATGGCGTTCCATCTGGGATCCTTGGGGTTCCTCACACCCTTCAAGTTCGAGTCCTTTAGGACCGAGGTGGATAAGGTGTTCGGAG GCAATGCCGCCATCATCCTGCGCAGTCGTCTGAAGGTGAAAGTGTTGAAAGGCATGAGGAGTGAACATGAGGAAAATGGGATGGTGCCTCATAATCACACAAACAATGAGGCTGGCAAGATATCCCTGCAGTTACAG GTCCTAAATGAAGTGGTGGTGGATAGAGGCCCCTCCTCTTACCTGTCTAACGTTGACCTTTATCTGGATGGACGACTCATCACGTCTGTACAGGGAGATG GTGTAATAGTTTCCACCCCCACAGGCAGCACGGCTTACGCTGCCGCAGCTGGAGCTTCCATGATCCATCCCAACGTTCCCGCCATCATGGTGACCCCCATCTGTCCCCACTCGCTCTCGTTTAGACCCATCGTGGTGCCTGCTGGAGTGGAGCTCATG ATAACTCTTTCTCCTGATGCTCGCAACACAGCCTGGGTGTCGTTTGACGGTAGAAAGAGGCAGGAAATCCGGCATGGAGATAG CATTAAGATCACGACATCTTGTTATCCGGTTCCTTCGATCTGCTGTCATGATCTGGTGTACGACTGGTTTGAGAGTCTGGCCGAGTGTCTTCACTGGAACGTCCGCAAGAAGCAAACACGCCTAACAGATGTCAGCGATTCATCAGACACTGAGAACTGA
- the gpr160 gene encoding probable G-protein coupled receptor 160, whose protein sequence is MDTLLPSLLILLWSKSFINWVVVTIQRHYMIRSFSGFFCISLALTDSFLSFIVTVIYYLEDFNISGWRLTRHHVCLLVQIACLVGGVLHWPVFLLTLLDNLWTPSSSQKTWMQKLTYGAGVCLIWILATLYVFWVADVVLLLGGDKHPCHVFSSSQSIQVLSTLLLTVTCVVFYSFTSPEKKRVQVFLHSPQICMISSRQILYTFLSTWAPFIVLMIMFPFLQTEMNALLQMNTVWLCFLNSFAMAMALCSRPFEFSETLTDGFCSWSSCFVYGTEKHSHIQVQILNN, encoded by the coding sequence ATGGATACATTACTCCCTTCACTCCTGATTTTACTGTGGTCGAAAAGTTTCATCAATTGGGTGGTGGTCACAATACAGAGACACTACATGATCCGGTCTTTCTCTGGATTCTTCTGCATTTCCTTGGCACTAAccgatagttttctgagttttatCGTCACGGTTATTTACTATCTGGAAGACTTCAACATCTCAGGCTGGCGCCTCACCAGGCATCACGTATGTCTCCTGGTCCAGATTGCTTGTTTAGTCGGCGGCGTTCTCCACTGGCCGGTGTTTCTCCTCACGCTGTTGGATAATTTATGGACACCAAGTTCATCGCAGAAGACCTGGATGCAAAAACTGACCTATGGCGCAGGGGTGTGTCTCATTTGGATTCTAGCAACTTTGTATGTCTTTTGGGTAGCAgatgttgttttattattaggagGTGACAAGCACCCCTGCCACGTATTCAGTAGCTCTCAAAGTATTCAGGTACTCAGTACTTTACTGTTGACTGTCACCTGTGtagtattttattcatttacttCTCCTGAGAAAAAGAGAGTACAGGTGTTTCTGCATTCCCCACAGATCTGCATGATTTCTTCAAGGCAGATTCTGTACACATTCCTCAGCACGTGGGCACCTTTTATCGTTCTCATGATCATGTTTCCATTTTTACAGACAGAGATGAATGCACTTCTGCAAATGAATACCGTTTGGTTGTGTTTTCTTAATAGCTTCGCTATGGCTATGGCTTTGTGCAGTCGGCCCTTTGAATTCAGCGAGACTTTAACAGATGGATTTTGTTCCTGGTCTTCATGTTTTGTTTATGGAACTGAAAAGCACAGCCACATTCAAGTTCAAATACTTAATAACTGA